One window of the Verrucomicrobiota bacterium genome contains the following:
- a CDS encoding glycoside hydrolase family 88 protein, whose amino-acid sequence MKISLFLAAVWLSGASLAAEEIMALLHRVNDWQVAHPKMKASDRNWERGTWYTGVMAVQKATGDERFLQQAMAWGRQHQWQVGTEKSGANRLFCVETWAELYFIKRDQAMIEPAIQWLGTAASNSPAGAKVWYLEGGRRYADSLYGASALAMMTKATGDKKYLDSMHAFFWDVQAELFDQDDGLFYRDKRFIGQPNKNGKKVFWSRGNGWVLGGIVRVLEYLPDHDPQRPRYVELLKTMAAAIAKRQGADGLWRPNLADPDDVAVPESSGTGFFCYGLAWGINHGLLDREPYLPVVRKAWAGLVRCVNADGQVQWGQPVGDRPVNLQQTETHEYVTGTLLLAGSEMLKLSQ is encoded by the coding sequence ATGAAAATCAGTTTATTTTTGGCGGCGGTTTGGTTGAGCGGTGCTTCGTTGGCAGCCGAGGAGATTATGGCGCTATTGCATCGGGTCAACGATTGGCAGGTTGCCCATCCGAAAATGAAAGCCAGTGACCGCAACTGGGAACGCGGCACTTGGTACACCGGCGTGATGGCGGTACAGAAGGCAACCGGTGACGAACGGTTTCTCCAACAGGCGATGGCATGGGGGCGGCAGCATCAGTGGCAGGTGGGCACGGAGAAATCGGGAGCCAACCGCCTGTTCTGTGTCGAAACCTGGGCCGAATTGTATTTCATCAAGCGCGATCAAGCAATGATCGAACCGGCGATCCAATGGCTCGGTACAGCCGCCAGCAACTCGCCGGCCGGAGCCAAGGTCTGGTATCTGGAAGGTGGCCGCCGGTATGCCGATTCGTTGTACGGCGCGAGTGCGCTGGCGATGATGACCAAGGCGACCGGCGATAAGAAGTATCTCGACTCGATGCACGCGTTCTTCTGGGATGTGCAGGCGGAATTGTTCGATCAGGATGATGGGCTGTTCTACCGCGACAAACGATTCATCGGCCAGCCGAACAAAAACGGGAAGAAAGTGTTTTGGTCGCGCGGCAATGGCTGGGTACTCGGCGGAATTGTTCGCGTCCTCGAATACCTGCCCGACCACGACCCGCAACGTCCGCGTTACGTGGAACTGCTGAAGACGATGGCTGCCGCCATTGCCAAGCGCCAGGGTGCTGACGGGCTCTGGCGGCCGAACTTGGCCGATCCTGACGACGTGGCCGTGCCGGAAAGCAGTGGCACTGGATTTTTCTGTTACGGCCTGGCATGGGGCATCAACCACGGTTTGCTGGATCGCGAGCCGTATCTGCCGGTTGTCAGGAAAGCGTGGGCCGGACTGGTGCGTTGCGTGAACGCGGATGGTCAGGTCCAATGGGGCCAGCCGGTGGGGGATCGTCCCGTGAACCTACAGCAAACCGAGACCCATGAATACGTTACCGGTACGTTGCTGCTTGCCGGGAGCGAGATGTTAAAGCTAAGCCAGTGA